CTTCTTTCGGCTTCAACATAAAATACGACATCGTGAATACACATATCCTGAATGCGCCGCACTGTATTGAGGAACCGTATCTTTGATCTAAGTAGGCCAAAATTGCCTGTTCATTATATGATACGGTAAGAATAAAATCATACTGTTCGAAATCGATCTCCTGCCATTTCATGGCCGTTATTGCATGCAGATGAGGATTGTTTTTTAAAAGGGCGTCAGATAGCATATTGTGACCTGCTGCTGTAAAGTTGATGGTTATTGCGGCGTTCTGCAGAAAGCCCTTCAAATAGGTAAGCTTGTGAAAACGGATCACCCAGTCGCCTATAATATCAAATTCTTCTTCATGCAGTATAAGTACCCGTTTAATACTCGCAACATCCAACATGTTATTGTTATGCAATATCTTATTCAGCGTTTCCTTTTGGCTTTCAATTCTCATGTGCTATTATATTTATTCCGGTTATTTTAATGCAGCAAATCATAGAGCCAGTCCCCCTGTATGCATCCCTCAAGTGTTAGCAATGCCATGCCCTCTGCAGCATACCCGCCTGGAAAACCGTACTCATGGTGCCCGTTATGCAATATGTTATCGTTCTTATTTATTCTTCTTTTATAAAAATCCAGGCACGCTGCAGCATAATTATTAAAAGAATCTTCCTTTAAGACGGTTTGTAATTTTCTACAGGCAATGGCATGGTACAACAGGTCTGCGTTCGTACTGTTGTTCAACAGGAATAATTGATCCACAGCCCCTTCATATTCTTCAAGCAGCCGTATCGCAAACGTTGCAAAACCGGGATCTGTCGTTCTCTCGTATACCTGTAACAGCGACAGTGCCATGCTGAAAGGGTTGCAACCGGTTGTAAATGGCTTAAAACGCGGATTGTTAAAGAGGACCATCTCCAGGCCCCTGAAACTATGCGGTAAAATCATCCTGATCTCTTTCTCTCTAAAGCCCGTAGTAAATATCCTGGATAGTACATCTAATATGCCAATGAAATCTTTGTTATCCAGTTGCGGCATCAGGGTTGGGTCCACAAGGCGGAGCAAGTAAAAGAAATGCAAAACGCATTTCCTGTTGTATTTGGATGAAGGTCCTATAGTTATCAGGGAGTTTTTGCGATAATCCTGCGCAAAATATTTTCCCAGCCCTGACAGCCTGTACAGGTTTTTGTGGATGTTTTCACGCGGGAAATCACGAACGTTGTTATAAATTACCTGTTTCGCCGTTTCAGGCAATTCGGCCATACCTTCGTTTATAAATCCTTTTTTCAATAAGTAATTGAGTCCGGCATCCACACCACTCAGGCCATCATAATAATCTGCCGAAGTAAATTCCCCGATACTGTTCCGGATATCGTCTATAAGTTCGTCCGCCATCGCCGTACAGGCCTCGTTATTATAACTGCAGCCATAATGAAAAAGGAAAATGGCCATGCCCATTTTTCCATTAAGTCCCCTGTCGGTTATGTGAGTGCTGCCGGCAGACATACGGCTAACAATGTTGTGCAGTATGCCGGATATTGTTTCTTCAACAATTAGTTGTTCCATTGTACATTGTATTTTTTAATTCCCATTTTCATGAGTTTATAAAGAATTGCAGCGGTATATTTTTGCATATATGTATCAATCATCTCATTTTTGTCGAGCGACATAGACACCACAAACATCTTTAAAGTCTCTTCTTCGTCAAATAGCCAAACGGGACCGGTCATATGATTTATAGATACGGTGCCACGCTTTGCTCGTTTCAACCATCTTGTAAATGAACGGCATTGGTAATGGTTAATATGCGCCACAGCTGATATGCCATCGTATATATCATTTTCATGCGCTCTGTTATTTGCATCCACCCATCCTTCGGGCGATTTCAGCTCGCAAATGTGTGCATTCGGTATATTTACTATTGCCTGGGATCGTGTTATTGACTTTACATTATAGTGAGGCTCGATCTTTCGCCGTATAAGGGAAGCGGTAACGAGGCCCGGCGGATCATTGTAATAGCCATTATGGCCAAATGCATGCCAACGGAGTGAGATGGAAACTGCGTTGGGAAAACCCGCCAGGAATTCGTTGATGGTATCGTGTTTTCGCAGCTCTATGAATTCATCACCATCTATAAACGTCATCCATTCAAAACCGGCGCCATATTCCGCTACGGCATTCAGATAGGCCTTTGTTTGCCGGTTTCTGCCCGGAAGATCCTCATGCACATAAAACCAGGGGATAACGGTTACATATGCAGCATGCGGTTGTAAAAGTTGCTGTAATGGCAGCTCAGGCGAATCATCGTAGAGAAAAAAATGATCGATGCCTATCATTTTGTGATATACCAGCCATTCATCGAGGAAAGGTTCTTCATCCTTAAGGATGGCTACCAGGCAAATTGGTTTCATTTTATATTAGTATAAAAATTTTAATTACCAATTATTTTTTAATTCCCATTTTCATAAGTTTGTAAAGGATGGCAGCGGAATACTTCTGCATATAGGTGTCTATCTTTTCGTTTTTGTCCGATGCCATAGCCACTACGAACTGCTTTAAACATTGTTCTTCGTCCAGTCGCCAGCGTTCCTTTTGGGGGAATGATTCCATATTGTCGAAAGTTACTTCGCCCCGGTTGGCACGTCGCATCCATCTTTTAAACGATCGGCATTGATAATGGTTAATATGCGCCACTTCCGATATGCCTTCGTATAAATCTTCAAGAACCTTGTTGTTGGTATCTACCCTGCTGCTGTATTTGAGCACGCAAACATGTGCATTCTCTATGCTTGCTATTGCCCCGGGTCTCGTTATGGATTTTACATTCTCGCTGGGCTTTCCTTTTCTCCTGATAAGCGAAGCGGTTATAAGCCCTGGTGGATCGTCGTAAAAGTTGTTATGGCCAAATACATGCCAATGGAGCGTGATGGAAACGGCTTCCGGAAAATCGAGCAGGAACTCATTAATGGTATCGTGCTTTCGTAGCACTATGAACTCATCGCCGTCGATAAAGGTGATCCATTCAAAACCCGAACCGTATTCCTGCAAGGCGTGCGTATAAGCCTTTGTTTGCCGGTTAATGCCCGGGCGCTCCTCATGCATATGATACCATGGAATAACGGTTACGTATGCGGCATGCGGTTGTAACAATTTTTTCAGTGGCAGGTCAGGTGCATCATCGTAGAGAAAAAAATGATTGATGCCAATCATTTTGTGATATACGAGCCATTCATCGAGGAATGGTTCTTCATCCCGGAGGATGGCTGCCAGGCAAATAAATTTCATTTTTTATGATTTTCGACGATGAGTGAAGGTTTGCTTGTTGTTTTAAAAATAGTACTGATTTTACAAAAAAACAGGTAAAAGAGGGATGTAATTTGCCACGCCCTGATAATATATAGTAATACCCGCAGTTTATTTAGTATGACTGCTACCGTGAAATCTATCACCTGTACTTAATTTAATTTTATTTCCTGTACCTGAAAAGGCCAGGTGATAGCTTTTATTAATACACATGAATTCTGGTGCAGTGAAAAATATCTCTTTTAATAAACGGACCGGCCATCTGCCAAGTGGGTATGCATGCCTGTGGATAATTGT
The Niastella koreensis GR20-10 genome window above contains:
- a CDS encoding glycosyltransferase family 92 protein, with product MKFICLAAILRDEEPFLDEWLVYHKMIGINHFFLYDDAPDLPLKKLLQPHAAYVTVIPWYHMHEERPGINRQTKAYTHALQEYGSGFEWITFIDGDEFIVLRKHDTINEFLLDFPEAVSITLHWHVFGHNNFYDDPPGLITASLIRRKGKPSENVKSITRPGAIASIENAHVCVLKYSSRVDTNNKVLEDLYEGISEVAHINHYQCRSFKRWMRRANRGEVTFDNMESFPQKERWRLDEEQCLKQFVVAMASDKNEKIDTYMQKYSAAILYKLMKMGIKK
- a CDS encoding glycosyltransferase family 92 protein; amino-acid sequence: MKPICLVAILKDEEPFLDEWLVYHKMIGIDHFFLYDDSPELPLQQLLQPHAAYVTVIPWFYVHEDLPGRNRQTKAYLNAVAEYGAGFEWMTFIDGDEFIELRKHDTINEFLAGFPNAVSISLRWHAFGHNGYYNDPPGLVTASLIRRKIEPHYNVKSITRSQAIVNIPNAHICELKSPEGWVDANNRAHENDIYDGISAVAHINHYQCRSFTRWLKRAKRGTVSINHMTGPVWLFDEEETLKMFVVSMSLDKNEMIDTYMQKYTAAILYKLMKMGIKKYNVQWNN